One Trichocoleus desertorum ATA4-8-CV12 genomic window, AAGCTAAACACTTGAAAGCCACCAGAATCAGTCAGCATCGGGCCAGACCAACCCATAAATTGATGCAACCCTCCCGCCTGCGCCACAATCTCCTCACCTGGTTGCAGGTGTAGATGGTAGGTGTTGGCAAGTACCATCTGGGCACCAGTGGCTTGGAGCTGGTCTGGTGTGATGGTCTTAACATTCGCCAGCGTCCCCACTGGCATGAATCGAGGCGTTTCTACCACACCATGTGGCGTTGTAAACAGACCTGCTCTAGCCTGAGTGCGGCAGCATCGAGCCTGACATTGAAAGGTAAACTGAGCGCTCAAGACAAATTCAACCTAGAAAGTGAATAAATGCTCTCTGGCAAGGAGGGTGGAGGCTAAGAGCGGAATACAAGGGGATCAACCTTACAGCATAGACGATGAATTACACTGGAAGTGCTACCAATGCCAACTTCCCTCCCAAATCAGCTATCTTTTCTTGGCTGACTTTTGCTTCAGGGTGTTGCCATGATTGGGGTGAGATGGTCTAAGCTAACTGAAAACTCGTGTTCTTTATCTTAGGACTGTACTGTGCCTAACCGCTTTCCTCTGCTTCCTCTCCTAATCGCCCTTGGTTTGTGGAGTGTTGCTCAACCTGCCTCGGCGCAAGCAATGATTCCCCACACACTGCAATTGAACTCTAGTCAGCTAGAGCAGCAGGGCCTCAGTCTAGCACAGGAAGCAGCTCAGCTTGCTCAGTTTCAGCAATACGAAGTAGCGCTGTCTAGAGCGCAGTTGGCGTCTCAACTGGCTCCCAATAACTCGCAAGTCTGGTCATTGCTCGGCAGTTTGTATTTACAAGAAACTGAGCTAGATAAAGGCATTAAGTCACTAGAGCGGGCGCGATCGCTAGACTCTGAAAATAGTGCCATTCTATTTGCGCTGGGTTCAGCTTATTTCCAAAAATCCCAGTACGCTAGGGCGGCTGAGTACCTGCAAGCGGGCTTGAAGTTGAAGCCAGATACATCTGGAGCTTTATTTGATCTAGGCAATGCCTACTACATGCTGAAGCGTTATCAAGAAGCGATCGCCCAGTACGAAACTGCGGTGAAGCAAGAACCCAAGTTTTGGCCAGCCGTTAACAACATTGGCCTGATTCGATATGAGCAAGGCTCGGTAGATGCAGCTATTAAGCAATGGCAGACTGCGGTTGCGATTGATGCCAAAGCTGCTGAACCCCAGCTAGCCCTGGCAGTCGCGCTCTACAACAAAGGCGATCGCGAACAAGGATTAGTGTTGGGCGAAAAAGCAATTGACTTAGACAGTCGCTATGCTGACATGAAGTTTCTCAAGGAAAACCTCTGGGGCGATCGCCTGCTCACAGATGCCAAGAAGCTACTAGATACGCCGAGAATCCAAGCAACACTAGCTCGGAACCAGACCCAGCCAGCCCCTCAGCAGGCTCCCCAGTAGCTACAAGCAGGAAAAAGCAAAGCTATAACAAGCTAGGAGCAAAGCTCCAGGTAATATTCGTAGTCGCTAGGTGAACTCAGTTTGAGACGGCTCACATGAACTCGTTGCTGACCTGAGCTAGGTGGCCTTGCTAGTAAGCCTATCAATAGGAGCCAATCAGCTGAGTAGAGGCTCTCAGCCAGTCTGAGCCCATTGTTCAGCAAGACTTGCTACAATTTCCTTAGTAGTACATTTGTATAAAATTGGCAAAACCTGCTGCATGGTTCAACCTAAGCAGTTTCCACCTGCTTGCACAGGAGGATGCTGGAATTGGACCCAGCCTTGAAGCACTCTAGTCTTGAGGCAATAGAGCGGTAATTTGATCAACAAACTGTTGATGATCGACGACAGGCTTAGAAATATAGCCGTCAGCTCCACTCTGCTTCAAAAAAGTCTCGCGATCGCCCTGCATGGCATGAGCCGTAACTAGGATGATGGGGAGTTGAGCTGTCTGCGGATCTGCTTTCAGCATTTGCGTAATTTTGATGCCATCAACCGATTTGCCTTGATAAACACTTCGAGCCAAAGAAACATCCATCAGAATAATATCGGCTTCACCAGAGCGGGCAATTTGGATTACCTCTTCGACATTTTCCGTGTGTTTCACAGCTAGACCCCCACGTTTAGTCAAAATTTTGCCAAAAACGCGAGCGTTTACCAAATCATCCTCCACAATTAAAACGGTTTTCATCTTGGTTTCCTTAATCATGGCCCCACAATGCAGTAGTTTACCCTTCGGTCTGCCGATGCCACATCCCTCCGGTTTGATCCTACTCTGAGGGATGCTGTAAGTAGGGTCGTTTGAGGTATGCTGTGCCTCACTATTCTCAAGTTATCAAGATATTGGTTTGAAGTCAGGAACTAAGGAATAAAGCTCATGGCGAAACAGTTGAACCTGATCCAAAACGGACAGGTCATCCCCACTGCCCTGCATATAGAAATGCAACAGTCCTACCTGGAATACGCCATGAGTGTGATTGTCGGGCGGGCGTTGCCAGATGTGCGGGATGGCATGAAGCCAGTGCATCGGCGTATTTTGTATGCCATGCACGAACTGGGTCTTACCCCCGATCGCCCCTACCGGAAATGTGCTCGTGTGGTTGGGGATGTGTTGGGTAAATATCACCCCCACGGCGACCAAGCGGTTTATGACGCTTTAGTCAGGCTGGTGCAAGAATTTTCCAGTCGCTATCCGCTCTTGGCAGGGCATGGCAACTTTGGCTCGGTGGATGACGACCCTCCTGCCGCCATGCGTTACACCGAAACTCGGTTAGCGCAGATTGGCAATGAAGGCTTGCTGAGTGAAATTGGCGAAGCCACGGTTGATTTTATTGGCAACTTTGACAACTCGCAGCAAGAGCCTACCGTTCTACCAGCCCAGCTACCATTTTTGCTACTCAATGGCAGTTCTGGTATTGCTGTGGGCATGGCCACCAATATTCCTCCCCACAATTTAGGCGAAGTGGTCGATGGCTTGATCGCTTTAATCGATCGCCCACAGTTATCCGATGAGCAATTGCTAGAAATTATTCCTGGTCCCGATTTTCCGACCGGAGGAGAAATTGTCGGCAAAGAGGGGATTCGCGATGCCTACACCACGGGGCGAGGCAGTATTCCCATGCGAGGAATTGCCCAAGTTGAAGAAATTCCTGTGGGTAAGGGACGACAGCGCCGCACGGCAATTGTGATCACGGAGTTGCCCTATCAAGTCAACAAAGCGGGCTTGATTGAGAAGATGGCTGACTTGGTGAACCAAGGCCGCATTGAAGGAATTGCTGACATCCGGGATGAAAGCGATCGCGATGGCATGCGGATTGTGATTGAACTGAAGCGGGATGTGAGTCCGCAACTTGTGTTACATCACCTCTACAAGCAAACTCCGTTGCAGACTAACTTTGGGGCCATTTTGCTAGCCCTCGTCGATAGCCAACCCCGCCAGCTCACTCTCAAGCAACTGCTCCAGCATTTCCTCGACTTCCGCGAAGTCACCTTGACGCGGCAGTATACCAATGAGCTGAATCAAGCCCAGAGCCGCGCTCACTTAGTAGAAGGGTTATTAACTGCCTTATCCCACCTCGACCCTGTCATCGAGATTCTGCGCCATGCTCCGGATGGCACCACTGCCAAAATCAGCTTGCAAAACGAGCTGGATCTCAGCGATCGCCAAGCCGATGCCATTTTATCCATGCCAATGCGGCGCTTGACCGGACTGGAGCGACAGAACTTGCAGACCGAATATGAGGAACTCACCCACCGGATGCAAAGTTTGCAGCGGTTGTTGGGCGATCGCCATGAACTTCTGAAAGCTCTTAAAAAAGACCTCCGGGCATTGAAGAAAAAGCATGGAGATGTTCGCCGGACTCGCATCGCTGGCAGCATTTCAGTGACCACAGTCCCGGAAGAAGAGCTCCTAGCTGAGGCACCCAGCGCCGAAGAGGAGACAGTCTTGGAGCTAACTCAACGCGGTTATGTGCGGCGGTTGTCTGTAAAAGCTTTCCAGCGGCAAAATCGTGGCAAAAACGGTCACTCCACTCCGACAGCGCCAGCGGAAAATAGTGATGTAGTCAATCAGACCCTCTGGACTAACACCGCGCAAGAACTGCTCGTGTTTACCCGGAGTGGCAAAGCCTACACCATTAAGGTGGGCGATATTCCGGTTAGTACAGGACGCAATGCCAAGGGAACGCCTCTTGTCATCTTGTTGCCTAACGCCGTCCAAGGTGATCCAGAAACAATCAGTTCTCAACTCCTGATTCCAGAGAATGTGGAAGAACTGAGCTTGGTGATGCTGACTCGACAGGGGCGAGCTAAACGGGTACCGCTTTCAGAATTTACTAACCTGACCAGTCGGGGGTTAACTGCCCTAAAGCTAAAAGACGACGATGAATTGGTCTATGCTTGTCCAGCCTTTATTGGTCAGCAAATTGTCCTTGCAACTTCAGGAGGGCGATTGCTGCGATTTGAGGTAGATGAAGACCAATTACCGCTGATGGGACGAACCGCCCAAGGTAATCAGGCTTTACGTCTCCGCAAGCAAGAGAAACTAGTAGGCTGTGTCATTCTAGAAGCCGAAAGCAACCTCTTGCTAGTCTCGGAGCGGGGCTATGCTAAACGGATGCCTGTCACTGCTTTACGGTTGACCAATCGGGGTGAAATTGGCATTCAAGCGATTCAGTTTACCGCCAAGACCGATAACCTAGCAGGCATTACAGCGGCTTTGCCTGACACTGAGGTATTGTTATGGACGAATCAAAATCGTTTGGCCCGCTTGGCCGTAGAGACGGTGGCGATTCGCGGCAAGGATAGCGCAGGCGATCGCCTCTTCCCTCTTAACTCTGGGGAGAAAGTTGCCTTGATTACAGCGCTAGAAACCTCAACCAGTTCCTTGGAGACAGATTAGCGACAGATTCATACAGCTAGCAAGGCTAGAGACCGTGCAATCTGGAGATAAAGTCCAGTAAGCTAAATTTCAACGCTATGGATCGGAGCTATCGTGGCGCAGGTTGTTCTAGAAAATATCTATAAAAGTTTTGCCAATCGGCAGGGAGAAGGGACGAGCGTTCCTGCTCCAGCGGAGCCTTTACTCGTCAAGGGCATGGCACCTATGAGTGAAGCTGAATCCACTCCAGCGGCATCTGCTACACCGCCAACGCTGAGTGTGAGTGTGCTGCGGCGCATCAACCTGACTGTGAATGATGGCGAGTTTATGGTATTGGTAGGGCCGTCAGGTTGTGGCAAAAGCACCCTGCTCCGCTTAATCGCTGGCTTAGAAGATCTCACTGGCGGCAACATTTGGGTAGGCGATCGCTTAGTCAACGATTTGCCCCCCAAAGCGCGGGATATTGCGATGGTGTTTCAGAGCTATGCGCTATACCCGCACATGAGCGTCTATGACAACCTGGCTTTTGGCCTTAGACGCACCAAACTAGGCAACCCAGAATTAGCTCATCCAGAATTAACTAATCCAGAACCAATCAGAACCCGGAGAAATAGCAGGCAGCAAGGATTACCCGTTTGGGCTGAGAATCTGCTGGTCAGCTCCACGCGATCGCTCCCTAAAGGGCTACGTTACTGGTCAGATCGCGAACGCACGGTTGATGAGCGGGTGCGAACGGTCGCCCAAATGTTGCAGATTGAGGCACTTTTGCGCCGCTTGCCCAAACAACTTTCCGGTGGGCAAAAACAACGAGTGGCTTTGGGACGAGCCATGGCCCGCAATCCCCAAGTCTTTTTGATGGATGAGCCGCTATCTAACTTGGATGCCAAACTCCGCACAGAAACCCGTGCCCAAATTGTGAAACTACAGCGGCAACTGGGCACCACCACCATTTACGTTACGCACGACCAAGTGGAAGCGATGACGATGGGCGATCGCATTGCTGTGATGAATGCGGGGCAGATTCAACAAATTGCCTCACCGCTAGAGCTGTATAACCGACCCGTGAATCGCTTTGTGGCAGAGTTTATCGGCTCTCCTACCATGAACTTTCTACCCGTCCAGGTCAAAGCTCCGTTGCTAATTACCCATCCCCAGTTCCGCCTTACCTTGCCTGAAGTTTGGGCCACAACCTTGCAAAAATATGATGGGCGATCGCTCCTGCTAGGAATTCGGCCAGAGCATGTGAGTGTCAGTGTGCCCGCACCCAAGAATTTACCCGTACAAGTAGAACGAGTCGAAGCCCTGGGCAATGAAACCCAAGTGCTTGTACGTTTAGTGGGATCTGAAACTCCAGAATCAATCCTGCAAGCGCGAATTAGTCCTGACCAAGCGGTGCGCTTAGGCGAGGAAATGTGGTTGGCGATCGCGACTGAAAAAATTCACCTCTTTGAACCTGAAACAGGCCAGGCGATTTTTGCTAATCAGCGGAAATTTTAATCGGTTGTGTTGCTGTTGCTGTCTATTCCTTATGAAAGAGGCTTTTTGAGGCCAAACTGGTTTACATTTATTTACATGGTGTTACAGCCTGCTTAACAAATTACGGCCATAGGAAGAGAAACTGATGCAAAACACTACGAAAGTAACTCCTCCAACCCTAGACGATCGCAACGCTTGGCGGCTTGGCTTTACACCTCAAGCCGAAGTCTGGAACGGTCGCCTCGCCATGATTGGGTTTTTGGCAGCTGCTTTAATCGAGTTGACCTCTGGTCAAGGCTTCCTGCACTTCTGGGGTTTGATGTAGGTTAAAGGCAGTTGGGCTGTCGTCCTCTGCTTGATAGGGAGAGCGATCGCAACAAATCCATGTTGCACATAGCAAGATTTTTGGCTACATTGTTTTACATAAGTTTATAAGACTTTGTGTTAACTCTCTTGCTTAGCTAAACCTCACTGTTCGCTGAGTGATCTCTGTTAATCTCACACCTTTGGAGAGAAAACGATGCAAGACATCACCAAGACTACTACTCCTGTCATGGACGATCGCAACGCTTGGCGTTTTGGTTTTACGCCTCAAGCAGAAATTTGGAATGGCCGCCTTGCGATGCTAGGCTTCTTAGCCGCTACTTTAATTGAACTCTTCTCCAATGAAGGCTTTTTACATTTTTGGGGCCTAATGTAAACGCTTTAGGCGAATCGTTTTGTCAACCTCAAATTACCAAAGCACTGGAAGTTTCAAATTGAGCTTCCAGTTTTTTCATGTCTGCTTTTTCGAACCACAAAAAAAGCTCAATAGCAATTGTGCTACGAGCTTTTTTTGTTGGGGCACCCACAAGTGATGCCCTGCTTGTGCTGTAAAGCTTAGCGAATGTACTCTTTAAGCACGCTGTTGCGGTTGGGGTGGCGCAGTTTACGCAACGCTTTCGCCTCAATTTGACGAATCCGTTCCCGTGTGACGTTGAAGATTTGGCCGATTTCTTCTAGGGTCTTCATCCGTCCATCGTCTAGGCCGTAGCGTAGTCGCAGTACATCCCGTTCGCGAGGGCTGAGAGTACCCAAAACGCTTTCTAAATCTTCCCGCAGTAGATTCTTAGAGACTTGATCTTCAGGTGTTTCGCCATCGGATTCAATAAAGTCACCCAAGCGAGAATCTTCTTCTTTACCAATGGGAGTTTCTAAGGAAATTGGTAATTGGGCAGACTTGGCAATAAACCGTAGCTTCTCGATGGTCATTTCCATGCGAGTCGCAATCTCTTCCTCGGTGGGCTTACGACCCATTTCTTGAGAGAGCAGCTTTGTGGTTTTCTTAATCCGAGAAATGGTTTCGTACAAGTGGACTGGTAGGCGAATCGTCCGAGATTGATCCGCGATCGCCCGTGTAATTGCCTGACGAATCCACCAAGTTGCGTAGGTCGAGAACTTGTAACCCTTTTCGTGATCAAATTTCTCGGCAGCTCGGATCAAACCTAAGCTACCTTCCTGAATCAAGTCCTGAAACGAAAGGCCCCGATTCATGTACTTCTTGGCAATGGAAACCACCAAGCGCAGGTTAGACTGCACCATTTTCTCTTTAGCCCGCCGACCCAAATGGAGGCGAGAGCGGAAAGCTTGCAGCCCCATATTGACTTCGCTCGCCCACTCACCATCATGAGGTTCGCGCTCAAGCTTATCGGAGAGCCGTTCGCGAATGCGTTCTAGTTCCAATAAATCCGCAATTTTCCGCGCTAGCTCAATTTCTTCATCTGCCCGGAGGAGTCGAATGCGGCCAATCTCTTGAAGATAAAGACGGATTGAGTCTTCGGTGTAATGCTTCTTTTTAGCTTGAGCGCGTCGTCGGGTAGCCCGACCCTTGGCAGACTTACCATCTCCTTCATCCGGTTGCACATCTAGAGAGTCATCATCTTCTTCTTCAGGTAAGAAGTCATCCAGCTCACCATCAGGCTGTTCGTCAGAAGCGTCGCGAAGCGATTCGATGGTTTCGAGTACGTTATGGGCCTGGGTCATGCCGCGTTCCTCATGCTCCTTATATGTAGAGAATCAAAAAAGTTGAGACCATTCAAGGTCTAAAGGA contains:
- a CDS encoding high light inducible protein encodes the protein MQDITKTTTPVMDDRNAWRFGFTPQAEIWNGRLAMLGFLAATLIELFSNEGFLHFWGLM
- a CDS encoding ABC transporter ATP-binding protein, which translates into the protein MSEAESTPAASATPPTLSVSVLRRINLTVNDGEFMVLVGPSGCGKSTLLRLIAGLEDLTGGNIWVGDRLVNDLPPKARDIAMVFQSYALYPHMSVYDNLAFGLRRTKLGNPELAHPELTNPEPIRTRRNSRQQGLPVWAENLLVSSTRSLPKGLRYWSDRERTVDERVRTVAQMLQIEALLRRLPKQLSGGQKQRVALGRAMARNPQVFLMDEPLSNLDAKLRTETRAQIVKLQRQLGTTTIYVTHDQVEAMTMGDRIAVMNAGQIQQIASPLELYNRPVNRFVAEFIGSPTMNFLPVQVKAPLLITHPQFRLTLPEVWATTLQKYDGRSLLLGIRPEHVSVSVPAPKNLPVQVERVEALGNETQVLVRLVGSETPESILQARISPDQAVRLGEEMWLAIATEKIHLFEPETGQAIFANQRKF
- a CDS encoding response regulator; its protein translation is MKTVLIVEDDLVNARVFGKILTKRGGLAVKHTENVEEVIQIARSGEADIILMDVSLARSVYQGKSVDGIKITQMLKADPQTAQLPIILVTAHAMQGDRETFLKQSGADGYISKPVVDHQQFVDQITALLPQD
- the rpoD gene encoding RNA polymerase sigma factor RpoD, with translation MTQAHNVLETIESLRDASDEQPDGELDDFLPEEEDDDSLDVQPDEGDGKSAKGRATRRRAQAKKKHYTEDSIRLYLQEIGRIRLLRADEEIELARKIADLLELERIRERLSDKLEREPHDGEWASEVNMGLQAFRSRLHLGRRAKEKMVQSNLRLVVSIAKKYMNRGLSFQDLIQEGSLGLIRAAEKFDHEKGYKFSTYATWWIRQAITRAIADQSRTIRLPVHLYETISRIKKTTKLLSQEMGRKPTEEEIATRMEMTIEKLRFIAKSAQLPISLETPIGKEEDSRLGDFIESDGETPEDQVSKNLLREDLESVLGTLSPRERDVLRLRYGLDDGRMKTLEEIGQIFNVTRERIRQIEAKALRKLRHPNRNSVLKEYIR
- the gyrA gene encoding DNA gyrase subunit A — its product is MAKQLNLIQNGQVIPTALHIEMQQSYLEYAMSVIVGRALPDVRDGMKPVHRRILYAMHELGLTPDRPYRKCARVVGDVLGKYHPHGDQAVYDALVRLVQEFSSRYPLLAGHGNFGSVDDDPPAAMRYTETRLAQIGNEGLLSEIGEATVDFIGNFDNSQQEPTVLPAQLPFLLLNGSSGIAVGMATNIPPHNLGEVVDGLIALIDRPQLSDEQLLEIIPGPDFPTGGEIVGKEGIRDAYTTGRGSIPMRGIAQVEEIPVGKGRQRRTAIVITELPYQVNKAGLIEKMADLVNQGRIEGIADIRDESDRDGMRIVIELKRDVSPQLVLHHLYKQTPLQTNFGAILLALVDSQPRQLTLKQLLQHFLDFREVTLTRQYTNELNQAQSRAHLVEGLLTALSHLDPVIEILRHAPDGTTAKISLQNELDLSDRQADAILSMPMRRLTGLERQNLQTEYEELTHRMQSLQRLLGDRHELLKALKKDLRALKKKHGDVRRTRIAGSISVTTVPEEELLAEAPSAEEETVLELTQRGYVRRLSVKAFQRQNRGKNGHSTPTAPAENSDVVNQTLWTNTAQELLVFTRSGKAYTIKVGDIPVSTGRNAKGTPLVILLPNAVQGDPETISSQLLIPENVEELSLVMLTRQGRAKRVPLSEFTNLTSRGLTALKLKDDDELVYACPAFIGQQIVLATSGGRLLRFEVDEDQLPLMGRTAQGNQALRLRKQEKLVGCVILEAESNLLLVSERGYAKRMPVTALRLTNRGEIGIQAIQFTAKTDNLAGITAALPDTEVLLWTNQNRLARLAVETVAIRGKDSAGDRLFPLNSGEKVALITALETSTSSLETD
- a CDS encoding tetratricopeptide repeat protein encodes the protein MIPHTLQLNSSQLEQQGLSLAQEAAQLAQFQQYEVALSRAQLASQLAPNNSQVWSLLGSLYLQETELDKGIKSLERARSLDSENSAILFALGSAYFQKSQYARAAEYLQAGLKLKPDTSGALFDLGNAYYMLKRYQEAIAQYETAVKQEPKFWPAVNNIGLIRYEQGSVDAAIKQWQTAVAIDAKAAEPQLALAVALYNKGDREQGLVLGEKAIDLDSRYADMKFLKENLWGDRLLTDAKKLLDTPRIQATLARNQTQPAPQQAPQ
- a CDS encoding high light inducible protein, producing the protein MQNTTKVTPPTLDDRNAWRLGFTPQAEVWNGRLAMIGFLAAALIELTSGQGFLHFWGLM